TAAAACAAATGTCAACATGAACAACTTTTGCATGATTCTTCCCCCTTATTTCTATTATGGTTAAAGCCTATAGTAAACTCTGTAAAAAATTTACTATTATTCTAAGGTACGGAATAGTACCAGGAATTAGAATAGGACCAAATATTTATTCGCTGCTATCCCACTTTTATACTAGGGGGATAAAAGTGATTTTCCCAAGAAAAAAGCCCTTATCTCAAGGGCTAGTTCAGGCTCGGTCTATTATTTCCGGGTACAGACTCATCTATCACCATATTTGTTGCCTCATGGGTTTCCTTCCAGAGACGGAATTTTTCCAAATCAGAAGTAATTTGTTTTAAAACGAACCCTATCACAGCTGCATCATCAACTATTCCCAGACCAATGAGAAAATCAGGCATTAAATCAATGGGAGAGACAAAGTATATGATCGAAGCGATAATGGTTACGATTGAACCGGTTGGAAT
The nucleotide sequence above comes from Mesobacillus jeotgali. Encoded proteins:
- a CDS encoding YkvA family protein; this encodes MLGTKKLGEGYKRFESKAKEYIGRPEKTDILLKDANKKADEHKGSLEGIWDNLQLLFDLVGAWRRGEYRKIPTGSIVTIIASIIYFVSPIDLMPDFLIGLGIVDDAAVIGFVLKQITSDLEKFRLWKETHEATNMVIDESVPGNNRPSLN